From the genome of Chroicocephalus ridibundus chromosome 1, bChrRid1.1, whole genome shotgun sequence, one region includes:
- the GGA1 gene encoding ADP-ribosylation factor-binding protein GGA1 isoform X2: protein MSLLGVPTWLRHSQRASPGLVSGALYLGSRTPEKVKSKILELMYSWTLGLPHEVKISEAYQMLKKQGIVKCDPKLPDDTPFPPPPPRPKNIIFDDEEKSKILARLLKSSHPEDLRAANKLIKEMVQEDQKRMEKISKRVNAIEEVNNNVKLLTEMVTNYSKGETTESNEDLMKELYQRCERMRPMLFRLASDTEDNDEALAEILQANDNLTQVINLYKQLVRGEEINGETVSGPLRGSTSALLDLSGLDLPATGPSYPAMPTLSGGSAVPVPDQAGSVSLLDDELMSLGLNDPAPHPAQTGDNGGWNSFQSSDSNELSITPIMATPPVKADAGASSPKPSPFTSGLDDLDLLGKTLLQQSLPPESQQVRWEKQQPLPRLTLRDLQNRSNSGTTAHNPSALPVLQSVSPNPTLPLTSELPAPATVPKAATTPAGSAAVPPRPPATALPQEISLANITVPLESIKPSSILPVTVYDQHGFRVLFHFAKDALPERPDVLVVVISMLSTAPQPIRNIVFQSAVPKVMKVKLQPPSGTELPAFNPIVHPSAITQVLLLANPQKEKVRLRYKLTFTMGEQTYNEMGDVDQFPPPESWGNL, encoded by the exons TATCTTGGCAGTCGGACACCAGAAAAAGTGAAGTCAAAGATCCTGGAGCTGATGTACAGCTGGACGCTAGGGCTGCCTCACGAGGTGAAGATCTCAGAGGCCTACCAGATGCTGAAGAAACAAG GGATCGTGAAATGTGACCCAAAACTGCCTGACGACACTCCTTTTCCGCCTCCTCCCCCTCGGCCCAAGAACATCATCTTTGATGATGAAGAGAAATCCAAG ATACTGGCTCGTCTTCTGAAAAGTTCCCATCCTGAGGACCTCCGGGCTGCCAACAAGCTCATCAAGGAGATGGTTCAGGAG GACCAGAAGCGCATGGAGAAGATCTCCAAGAGGGTGAATGCTATTGAGGAGGTGAACAACAATGTGAAGCTGCTGACAGAGATGGTGACAAACTACAGCAAGGGGGAGACAACGGAGAGCAATGAGGACCTAATGAAG gAGCTGTATCAGCGCTGCGAGCGCATGAGGCCCATGCTTTTCCGGCTTGCCAGTGACACAGAAGACAATGATGAAGCTCTGG CGGAGATCCTGCAAGCCAATGACAATCTGACACAGGTGATCAATCTCTACAAGCAGCTTGTGCGGGGAGAAGAGATCAATGGGGAGACGGTGTCTGGTCCCCTTCGAG GCAGCACCTCAGCCCTTCTGGATCTGTCGGGCCTGGATCTTCCGGCAACAGGCCCATCCTACCCAGCCATGCCCACCCTTTCAGGTGGCTCAGCAGTCCCTGTGCCTGACCAAGCTGGCTCTGTCTCCCTGCTGGATGATGAACTCATGTCTTTAG GCCTGAATGACCCAGCACCACATCCTGCCCAGACTGGTGACAACGGTGGCTGGAACAGCTTCCAG TCATCAGATAGCAACGAGCTCAGTATCACCCCTATCATGGCAACGCCACCAGTCAAAGCAGATGCTGGCGCATCCTCCCCCAAACCTTCTCCTTTCACCAGTGGCCTGGATGACCTGGACCTCCTGGGCAAGACTCTGCTGCAACAGTCTCTGCCTCCAGAGTCCCAGCAAGTGCGATG ggagaagcagcagccactCCCCCGGCTCACCCTGAGGGATCTCCAGAACAGGAGTAACTCTGGCACCACGGCTCACAATCCCAGCGCTCTGCCTGTGCTCCAGAGTGTTTCCCCTAACCCCACGTTGCCCCTGACCTCagagctgcctgcccctgctACGGTTCCAAAAGCTGCCACCACGCCAGCAGGAAGCGCTGCAGTCCCACCACGGCCTCCTGCCACCGCGCTGCCCCAGGAGATCTCACTGGCCAACATCACTGTGCCTCTGGAGTCAATCAAACCCA GCAGCATTCTCCCTGTGACAGTGTATGACCAGCACGGCTTCCGCGTCCTCTTCCATTTCGCTAAGGATGCCCTGCCTGAGAGGCCTGACGTGCTTGTGGTGGTGATTTCTATGCTTAGCACGGCCCCGCAGCCCATCCGCAACATCGTCTTTCAGTCTGCCGTCCCCAAG GTGATGAAGGTGAAGCTACAGCCTCCCTCAGGCACAGAGCTGCCGGCGTTCAACCCTATAGTCCACCCCAGTGCCATCACACAAGTCCTGCTGCTCGCTAACCCACAGAAG GAGAAAGTGAGGCTACGGTACAAGCTGACCTTCACCATGGGAGAGCAAACCTACAATGAAATGGGGGATGTGGACCAGTTTCCCCCACCGGAGTCCTGGGGAAACCTCTAG